A single window of Anomaloglossus baeobatrachus isolate aAnoBae1 chromosome 5, aAnoBae1.hap1, whole genome shotgun sequence DNA harbors:
- the LOC142311088 gene encoding zinc finger BED domain-containing protein 6-like isoform X4, which produces MHFQNSTEEKQNVQQDYQIKQLSDIKDEVLTQEEEPCLNVTKEEEEEIPADIHSVPVNIKRTINRECIRGCGAATGRKGRALSPPVKHPKETPFSEPYKQQGILHHIVRPSTTGQIVSQEHFFSLPSSQSSAESADLAVEGHGHLDSISVPCKLAKLSEPQQSLLLFDGSAGWGSVAHPPGLAAEVKVTECTDAQQQVPSAVAFLNVQTGNESRGEEWVEDNVLDFTWTEGCYSDMPSLDEEVVVTLPQQHSKRSSRMEKDSEQPLASTSAATAHHADELSTSKPTQKSSLTWHFFRQCPDDKRRVICKLCHQRLKRGINIMNLSTTCMKRHMQSKHELQWSTHLKNQKRSEPPPAPSSAACSASSPQSRGPPAFPQRQDVTARPPPPASPSNSTLLHGNVQLTIPQTLVRNRKYPPTHPRAMLLNYTISKLLVLEMLPFQLVETDSFKNLMAVAVPRYIVPSRYYFSRRAIPALHTHVVDQMRCALHNAISGKIHITTDTWASNHGQGRYISLTAHWINLVAAEPKGESVLGHVLQPPRIAGRFSVKVSSSSYSATASPSHNVTCTSNFTTTRGKRQQAVLKLICLGDKSRTTQELWTGIKQQIDDWLVPLNLKPGLVVCDNGRNLVAALDLGSLLHIPCMTHVLNLVVQRFLKNYPGMSNLLVKVRAVCAHFQHSHPAAARLSALQSHFGLPVHSLICDVPTRWISTLHMLERLCEQQQAIVDLQLQQAWKNCSLDQHPFTANEWASMRDLCTVLHCFEDCTNMVSAEDVIISVTIPLVCLLEKTLQAMMDDMLAQEEEEEQEQKPLTPISGLSSTHGSEGGFLYQQQPGTQVSSQGTVLEDVNEEDEEEPCSQQGGTQKSSPASLEHGWGDTEDTDITPPTEDSLLPPGSLAHMSQYMLLCLHNDCRVAQILTSNYYWVATLLDPRYKDHVPLLLSSLERDSKMREYKRTLVDALLTAFPPDTGGSVKAKGRGRGVRCQRNWGTRRVSMDTFWKRFVSRPPCDMASISKRQRFHHMVEEYMSTHLHEVTDGSDPFTFWVSKLDTWPELALYALEVLACPAASVLTERVFSTAGGVITDRSIGLGTANVNKLMFLKMNHSWITQDFSLPIDH; this is translated from the coding sequence TGCCTGTAAACATAAAGAGAACAATTAATAGAGAATGTATACGTGGCTGTGGTGCAGCGACTGGAAGAAAAGGACGTGCTCTATCTCCACCTGTTAAGCACCCTAAAGAAACCCCTTTCTCAGAACCATACAAGCAGCAAGGTATTCTGCATCATATCGTACGCCCAAGTACCACAGGACAAATTGTGAGCCAAGAACATTTCTTTTCATTGCCTTCTTCTCAGTCCTCTGCAGAAAGTGCAGATTTGGCAGTTGAGGGCCATGGGCATCTGGATTCCATCTCCGTCCCTTGCAAATTGGCCAAGCTGTCTGAACCTCAGCAGTCTCTTCTGCTCTTTGATGGTTCCGCTGGCTGGGGTTCCGTGGCCCATCCACCTGGCCTTGCTGCAGAAGTGAAAGTGACTGAGTGCACTGACGCCCAACAACAGGTGCCAAGTGCTGTGGCTTTCTTGAATGTCCAGACTGGCAATGAGAGCAGGggtgaggagtgggtggaagatAATGTTTTAGACTTCACATGGACTGAAGGCTGTTATAGTGACATGCCCAgtttggatgaagaagtagtggtcaCGCTGCCCCAACAGCACAGCAAGAGAAGTAGCAGGATGGAAAAGGACAGCGAACAACCCCTAGCCAGTACTTCGGCTGCTACTGCCCATCATGCCGATGAACTGAGCACATCAAAACCTACTCAAAAGAGCTCCCTCACATGGCATTTCTTCAGGCAATGTCCTGATGACAAGAGACGGGTGATTTGCAAGCTGTGCCATCAGCGCCTAAAGCGAGGCATAAATATTATGAACTTGAGCACCACTTGCATGAAGAGGCATATGCAATCAAAGCATGAGCTGCAGTGGAGTACTCATCTTAAAAACCAGAAAAGATCAGagcctcctcctgctccctcttcagCTGCATGCTCAGCTTCTTCCCCACAATCACGAGGGCCACCTGCCTTCCCGCAAAGACAGGATGTGACAGCACGACCACCACCACCAGCATCACCGAGCAACTCCACACTGTTACATGGAAATGTTCAGCTCACCATCCCCCAAACTCTTGTGAGAAACAGGAAATACCCCCCTACCCACCCACGAGCCATGCTTCTGAATTACACCATTTCAAAATTGTTGGTCTTGGAAATGCTGCCATTCCAGCTGGTGGAAACCGACAGTTTCAAAAATCTAATGGCGGTGGCTGTCCCACGGTACATTGTTCCCAGTCGCTACTACTTTTCCAGACGGGCCATCCCTGCCCTGCACACACATGTTGTGGACCAAATGAGGTGTGCACTGCATAATGCCATCAGTGGCAAGATCCACATAACCACCGATACATGGGCCAGTAATCACGGGCAGGGACGTTACATCTCCCTAACTGCCCACTGGATAAATCTAGTGGCGGCTGAGCCAAAGGGGGAAAGCGTTCTAGGACATGTCCTACAACCACCGAGGATTGCTGGACGTTTCTCAGTAAAAGTGTCCTCAAGCTCCTACTCTGCTACCGCCTCACCCAGTCACAATGTGACCTGCACCAGCAACTTCACCACAACCAGGGGGAAACGACAGCAGGCTGTCCTTAAACTCATCTGCTTGGGGGACAAATCCCGCACCACGCAGGAGCTGTGGACTGGGATCAAGCAGCAAATAGATGACTGGTTGGTGCCGCTGAACCTGAAGCCCGGCCTGGTGGTGTGCGATAATGGGCGAAATCTGGTCGCAGCTCTGGACCTAGGCAGCTTGCTGCACATTCCTTGCATGACTCATGTTCTTAATTTGGTGGTGCAGCGCTTCCTTAAGAATTACCCAGGCATGTCCAATCTGCTGGTGAAAGTGCGGGCAGTGTGTGCTCACTTTCAGCATTCTCACCCAGCTGCTGCTCGCCTGTCTGCACTTCAGAGTCACTTCGGCCTTCCTGTTCACAGTCTTATATGTGACGTACCCACAAGGTGGATTTCCACCTTGCATATGCTAGAGAGACTGTGTGAGCAGCAGCAGGCGATAGTGGACTTGCAGCTGCAGCAAGCATGGAAGAATtgctccctggatcaacaccccttTACTGCCAACGAGTGGGCCTCCATGCGGGACTTGTGTACTGTGTTGCACTGCTTTGAAGACTGCACCAACATGGTCAGCGCAGAAGACGTCATAATCAGTGTAACTATACCGCTTGTATGCCTGCTTGAAAAAACTCTTCAGGCAATGATGGATGACATGCtggcacaggaggaagaggaggagcaggaacAGAAACCGTTAACACCAATATCAGGCCTGTCATCAACACATGGTTCAGAGGGTGGCTTTCTGTACCAACAGCAGCCAGGTACACAAGTGTCCAGCCAAGGGACAGTTTTGGAGGATGTTAATGAGGAGGATGAAGAGGAACCATGTTCCCAGCAGGGTGGCACTCAAAAGAGCTCACCGGCATCACTGGAGCATGGCTGGGGGGATACAGAGGACACAGACATTACACCTCCCACTGAGGACAGCTTGTTGCCTCCGGGTagcctggcacacatgagccaatACATGCTGCTGTGCCTGCACAATGACTGCCGAGTTGCCCAGATTCTTACTAGTAATTATTACTGGGTGGCCACTCTGCTGGATCCCCGCTACAAGGACCACGTACCATTATTACTTTCGTCCTTGGAGCGGGATAGCAAAATGCGTGAATACAAGCGCACGCTGGTAGATGCACTACTGACAGCGTTTCCACCTGACACTGGTGGCTCAGTGAAAGCAAAAGGCAGAGGAAGAGGAGTACGTTGCCAACGCAACTGGGGCACCAGGAGGGTTAGCATGGACACATTTTGGAAAAGGTTTGTGAGCAGGCCACCATGTGATATGGCATCTATCAGCAAAAGGCAACGTTTCCACCACATGGTGGAAGAGTACATGTCCACACATCTACATGAAGTAACTGATGGGTCTGACCCTTTTACCTTTTGGGTGTCCAAATTGGACACATGGCCAGAGCTTGCCctttacgccttggaggtgctggcctgccctgcggcaagtgtcctgaccgagcgggtcttcagcactgCAGGTGGTGTGATCACAGACAGAAGCATTGGCCTGGGCACAGCCAATGTGAACAAACTCATGTTCCTTAAAATGAATCATTCATGGATCACACAGGATTTTTCCCTACCGATCGATCACTAG